The Setaria italica strain Yugu1 chromosome VIII, Setaria_italica_v2.0, whole genome shotgun sequence genome includes the window TGCTAACAAGTTgagaaacaaaaggaaacaGATAAATAGAGTGCACTCTTCTCTGTATCTTCGGTGTTTGCATGCTTGATGCATGAGGCAAGAAAAGGTAATATTATTTGGGAACTACCGGAAACTGTAATTTTTTAAAGATGATGAAAGGACAGAGCAAAGTAGAGTACTAGAGTCACAATTACTACAGTTTGGTGTTATCAAATCAATGGCTAAGCTTGTTGTCCACTAAAGTTGAAGTAGATTCTCAGTTGCTGCACAGTATATTTGCAGACTTATTTCTGACTGACAACAAAACAAGAAGGCAACAGAATTAGGTACATCAGCATACCAAagcgtgtgtgtgttttttaaCAAAAGCGTAGCAAAGTGAGCTAGCCCTTTTCTGAGATGATTTTTCATATCAAGATCATCACATCCTCTCAGCCAATTTTGCACCATTTAGTTATAATAATGTCGACTGAAGCTTAACCATGTGAAATATGGACATTACATGGTCAGGGCCTCAGGGCAGTAATAAACTTGCACATGGAGATAAAGCAAGAAACAGAGGTGGAGTCaagaaagagatacggttgcaTTTGTTGGAGATGGATTGGAGTACCAAAATCAGTTGAATCAATGCCTGAGTACTAGATGGGATCAGTACAATTTCCCAGTCCTCCCACaagataagtttttttttctcgtggGGCTGCAGGGCAAAATTACTGCAGGAACCAAATGAGCTGTACATGAATAAGGCACTAATAATAATTGAGCAAAGATGAGGCATGCGAAACCAATGAGCAGGCCATGGAAAAAACAAGTTGTACATGAAGGCACTGGTAATTGGGCAAAGTTGATGTATACTGTACTATTCAGCAAGGAACCGCAAACTACTTGGGGGAAGAAAaacaagcaagcaaacaaaaaaaaaaactctccacAAAACCCTGTTCTGTTCAGGGGGCCAGGATGAGTGCCCTTCGCACATAGATGGCTGACGGCTACATACATGATACATTGCATAATCGGAGAGTATAAGGAGCGAAATCCCACCCCGAATCATGAGCGCACGCACAGGGAGCAACAATCATCAGTAACAAAGGCCGGCGGGGGCATgatcgatcgatggatcgaTACCCGCTACAGTAAGAGAAGAGCAGCCCACCCAAATTGTGGGGTTTTGCGGTCGGTGGAGCAAAAGCAAGGGTGTGGGGGGGAATGCGGTTGGGGGTAGTGGTACCCTACCTTGAAATCGCTCTGCTTTTGCTGCGGTTGCTTGCTCCAAGcagggacgaggaggaggaacggGGGGGCGATCGCCAACTGCACTGCACTGAAATCCTCCTGCTGGAGCGAGCGGACTGCTCCGACGAAGGGCTTGGAGGAGTGGACTgctccgcctccggcctccgctTGCGTTGTCGTGGTGATTGGTGAACAAGGGAACGAGGATTCCAAGCAAGCAAGGGCGATGGGAGAGGGGTCAAAGTAAAAAGTCTGGCTGGCAGGGTCGGGTGGGTAGAAAAGCGATGCCGCTTTTACTGCTGCGTGTGATGCGTGTCTCAGTATCCATGTCAGGAGAGAAACAACAAGGCCTGGCCCACCCGATAGCCTCACAGGCTCCTGCAAAGGAAGCGGTTTCCGTTGTGGGACCCGCAGGCCCGCTGCTACGGCCCATGGGCTAAGCCCTGCTTCAgttttctcctcctcttctttcatTACcagcttcttttctttctttctctgttgGGTTTGAGAACTGAATGAACTGAACGCTCAAATCCCAGGCATCAACCATAATTAACAAACCATAACACAGTCTGTCTGATTAGTCCAGCCCCATTTAGGATCATGCACAAACTGACACTGCACTGTATACTTGTTTCCACAATTAGCATACGAGAATCAACACTGACGTATCATCCGACCCTGCATTTACATCCACATGGCAGCAATGTGATGCTGCCTTCAAAATTCCAAACCACTATGCATATGTCCATCACAACTCTCAGCAAATCAAAATAAACACAAGAACCATAAGCTCAACTGCTCAAGGCATGGCATGCACACGTCATGTGATGTTTTGCTTCAAAGTTGACCACTGTCCTGTTTCTCCACACCTCTCTCCACATTCTCCATTGCCTGCTGCACTGTTGACACAATGACAAAGGAAAATGACGGCAgcaaaatagaaaaacaaaagtACAGTATAACACTCATCTCCCTAACTCAGTTATTGTAAAGCCAATGCTCCAGTGTGCACATAATTTTAGCTAGGCCAATTCCAGTGTGCACTCCcaaaggctgtaccttttttgCACGTGCAGCTGTACTGTCCATTAGAAAGACCTTCCCATGAGCCGGTCATCATACAACTAGAGTAAGCTTTTTAGGATAGGATCCTCTGCCGAGGCTACCCTCTTACTCACTGGTCCAACCTTAATTTGTTGCTAGACTCACTTTagttatttttttatgttgtttttaAAAGTACTCTCACTCTTCCGTAGAATTTGTGTATCATGATATGACGTAGTGTATATGGGGCTCATGACATCAAGGAGGGCTTAAAATCATTAGGATGAGTTAAACaaggaaataaaagaaatatgCGAAATTCATAAGgtaaacaagttattatcttggtttattttattaataaGCTTGGGAtcaaaatatgatgatgatttgtGGGACTTGCCTTCCTCGTAGTCGGAGTCTTTTAAAGCTTTATCTTCATAATCCGGGTCGTCAAACACGTTTCTAGAGTTATCATTTTCTACATAATCGTAGTTATACGTAAGGAAATTAATCAAGCAAACAATCATAGCAATACACCAAACATGGGTTAAAAGGGCAAAGTTGGGGTTTATAAGGCTTGGGTAATTTTCTAGGATTTTCTAGGATTAATTTGGGATGGTTTTTCCTATTTGGGCCATATAAAATATGGACCTTTTATTATAGAAAAAGGGATGGAGATTTATTTTAGGAGCTATAGGGTTGAGATTTGGGTAAAGATGGTATGTCTAGGCTTGAAATGGGTTTTAAtctttttggtgaatttttggtAATTTTTGAAGGAAAGAAATAGGAAAGGGGAATTTTGGTGTACGCTAGTGGAGCTTTTTTCAATTGGCTGGAAAGGGTTGAATTTAATTTCTAACCTTAATAATGTGCAAAAGGGATTTGGATGAATTTGTTGGGTTTGTGGATTTGTCTAGTATTTGTGGATAACAGTGTCTGTGCTTACTACTAAGATGGAGGTGTCTGTGCTTACTACTAAGATGGAGAAGAAATCAAGCATAGGATGGGAATGAGATTGGTACCTTGGCGGGTCTCGAGCCTCAGCCGCTGTCTTCAGTTGGGACAAGAGCGTGTCCACAAAAGTGCTTCCAATACTCGCGCCGCTATCAGTCTAGACATCTTTGATGTGGTTGGGTAGTAGGACTCTGCTCCTCCAGCATTACCTTGCCCCCTCCTTTTGAAGTAGGAGTGGCCCCTGAGTAGGATGACAAGCTCAGGGTGAGCCCTGCTGATGTCGCCTCGATGTCAACCGCAGCATTTACAGCTTCTCCGTTCTGAACCATCACGGCCAGAATCTCAAGCACGCAATCCCACTCCTGTTGACGCAAACAGTCCTGCAAGTCATCAGCTCCAAAATTTACAGGGTAGAAGAACAAGGAGGTGAATGGAGAGATTGTTTTTGAAAGATGAGATGCATCACACATATTTACACAATGGTTGTTTCTCCAGCATCAATCCATGCATAATGTTGCATAATCAGATTGCAGTGTGGATTATGTGACCATGATAAATTTTAGAGCAGGGTGATGGCGATGGATTTTGTCACTTTGTACAATTCTGATCCAGCAGTAGCAAGGCAACAACGAGCTAGTATAATGCAGTAGCAAATTTGTCACTACATCTAGATAGGAGGGAATTGCATGCGTTGGATTACGATCCAGCAGAGTCAAAGTGAAATTCAAGCATAAAACAAGTTTGGATCCACCTCTCCATGCAACAGCAGAGTTATTAATTGTTTATCCATCAATCCATAATGCTATACATTCAAATTGCAAATGGCTTGCATGGATTTTAGCACAAGGTCACTCAACAGGGTGTAACTATCTGTCTAATTTTGGTCACTTGATGCACGAATTGAATTTGTGATGGATTTCATCATCACTTGATCTACGAAATTCAGATCCAGCAGCAAGCATATTGAATGCATATACGTACATACAACACAGAGATTGAATTGGTAGCTGGCTGGTACATCTAAGCTAGCACCAACCCGGCCATGAAGCAGTAAGGAGGGCAGTGCGTGCAATGCAATCGATGCTACGCAAGCAGTGCAACGGAGGAACGCAATTCCACGCAGCTTGCATGGCACCGCATGCACGAAGAGAAATATGCAATCACCTGCCGCTGCCTTCGTCGTCGTCAGCCATCCAGGGGGCCTGCGCTCGGTAGCCCCTGCTGCAAATCCCGTCAGGTGGCGATCATCCTCTCCGTCCGGCCAACTGCTACGCCAACAACAATATTAATGCAGATGAGTCAAACAATATATATAATCCGCCACATGATCGAAGAAGCACGTACGACATctgagagggggagggggagagagaagagctagagagaggagagagattgATCATCTCGAGACGCACGCCGGACGGACGCGATCGATCAGCAGGAGAGTCGAggacgacgagcggcggcggtgccgtgCGTGGTTTGATTTAATTGTTGTAACTCTTTTAAAACCGTTTATACCGTTACGTTCCTTATGTACAAAATAAGATCAGGATTGAGTATATTTAGAAATTATTTTACGTAACTGTCAACTTATGgtgtatatatactaccaacTTATATATCAAGTGTGTAGCAGACTATTTGACAACTTATATGGAGACAATTTAACAAATTATGTAGAGATCATGTATCAACTTATTTATAGATTATGTAGCAACTTATATTGCATGTCTAATGTCGTTGATCAAAGTTATACAGAGACAAATGTAACAACTTAGATAAAGGTTGTGTACACCACTTTCGCGTAGCTAAAATAACAACTCATGTAAAGATAATGTAGCAACTTATGTAGATACTTCATGTAGGTAATGACATTGGATTCAAAATTATTCCCGTAGAAACTTACATGTAAAGTTTGTTTGGAGGTTTGAATATAAGTTGCTACAACTTGATACAGACCATAATATAAGTTGCCATTCCGTAAAATTAATCCAAAACATATGTATCATGGATCTTGTCTTATAGATTTCATCGTAACTAACAGGACGGTGCAATCAGATTTGAAAACGGACACTCCATAAGAAAATTATGACATTTCAAAACTTCAAGCACAATTAGCATATTTATTCATCCTCATGTCCACAGGCCACGCGGGATCGTGAGGGTCGCGCCCTACGACGTGAGCGTGACCCCACACGAGGAGGCTTTTTCCTTCCAAGGAAATTAGAATGACTTCCAATTTGAAATGATTTCTTCCAATATATATGAATTAAACTTCTTGATGAATTTAATGCCCGTAGAGGTACACAGCTAGGCTGTGGTGATAACAAATGATATGGATTGGTACATGAATATTCCAAAATAGTTAATCAGCACCAGGTAAGCAGATGATGGATGACCAAAACTTGAATCTGCAAGTGTTAATAATGCTCTGAGtgccctccccctccccttcaGCAGAGTGGGAGGTCCGGTGGAGGTGCCTCGAGAGACTGCAGCTCCCCAACGCCGTCCTCCACGAGGAACGCCATGGCGAGTCCCCAGGTGATGTGCACGTCCAGATGGCAGTGCATCAGCCACACCCCCGGGTTGTCCGCCACGAACCGGATCACGGCCCACCCGTTCACCGGCACGCCCACCGTGTTCCTCATCGGCGGGTCGTCCAGGTTGAACTTGGCGGTGTCGGTGGCGGCGTCAAAGTTGCCGAATCCCTCGGCCAGGATGTAGAAGTCGTAGCCGTGGATGTGGATGGGGTGGTTCTCGCCGGCGAAGATGTTGGTGCCCTGGAGCACCAGCTGCACGGCGGCGCCGTACTTGAGCCTGTACACCTTGGTGCCGGGCGCCGGCTGCCACAGCGCGCGGCTCACGTTCTGCGCCGTGTAGTCGAACTGCACCGGCGGGTTCGCCGGGAAGTCGGCGGTGAACACGCCCTGCTGCGCTCCGCCGTAGTGCGCCTGCAGGATGGACACGGTGGACGGCAGCACGAAGGAGACGTTGTTCATGCTCGCCGCGAACCGCGTGTTGTTGGGCCCGCCGCAGGTCTGCCCCCTGGAGCAGTTGAACAGCCCGACGCCCACAGTGAAGAAGAGGTTCTCGTCCACGCGCGACGGGAGCTCCGCCTTGCGCAGGCCGCGCAGGTTCGTCGTGaacgtcgtcgccgtcgccgtgtcGTTGTACGCCGGGAGCGTCGGCATGgcggggctgctgctgccgctggaggaggaggaggagtaatCGAagatggcggtggtggtggtgttgtcgAAGGGGACACCCTGGGCGCTGGCgtaggcgcgggcggcgaggtagTACCGGCCGGGCGGCTGGTCGAAGGTGACGAGGACGTCTGTGGTCTGGCCGGGGGCGATCATGAGCACCGACGTGGAGTAGGGCTTGGTGTAGGAGGCGTCGGTGCCCACGACGGTCATGGTGTGGCCGGCGAGGGAGACGAAGAGCTCCGTGTTGAGTGCGGCGTTGATGAAGCGCAGCAGGTTCGTCTCGCCGGACTTCACCGGGAACGTGGTCGTGTCCTTGGACGAGCACCTGTAGAGGTCGCCGGGCTGGCCGTTGACGGTGAGGGCGTCGGAGATGTTGGGCGCCGCGCCGGTGCGGGTGGCCGTGCGGACCACGTCGATGGGGTTCATGTCCCACCATTCCCCTGCACGCACGGTCCCATGAGCCATGGCATTATTGGTAAATCCGTTGAAACACAGTTTTAATCACCACTAAGAAAAAACGTTTGTACATGTTGGGTTTCTTATGTCAAATCCGTTGAATGCTTTGTCAAAGATGACCGTGCATTACTTCTACGGAATTTTGCTAAACTAATTTTAGTAAGGATTTATGTAGCTTCATTACCTTTTTCAAACATTGTGGCAGTCCTGATTTTGATTGACAATAGATGATGAATAAAGTTTTAGAATGTGCTTAGTTTTTCCTTCTTCTGAAGGAAGACTAGTCTCATCAAAACCTAAGGTTGTAGAAGgggtacatgcatgcatgttagGCCTATTGTGGAATGTGGGCCATAATAACAGCCAGCCCAAAGAAAAGTAAGCAGCCTAATGATGCAATTTTGATTATGCAGCTTGAAAAGTAGTAGATGGTAAGCAAAATAAAGACCTATGCAGATGAatttagtatatatacaaaacCCTTTTGGAAGGAAGGGAAATGATTTCAGTTTCAGGCAACTGAAGCTGCTCTGGTTCCAAATGGCTGAGACAACTCTGAAACAAGTTGTTTGCCTTTTGGAACGCTTCAGAGGCAAGTTTAACCTTTTTTTTGCATTGGCAGCTGATGAACTTATTGTTGATTAACGAAGAAATGTACTAACATTAGCATAGGCAGGATGCCTTATTCGTCCTTACAGTATGCGTCGATCTAGTGACCCACTAGGGGACATATTTTTTGGTATGGGAGTTGTTGGACCCACAAGTCAGTGGCACGGCTCATGAGTGTAACTAAAGAAGGATCTCACATGAGATACGTGTACTCCATGAAAATCTTTTTGGACGCCCGTCAATCacgattttttttcccttttcgtAGGAAGTCTCGATGATGTTTACTACTTTGTGACAGATCCAACGTAACATGATGACGATGCATGTTTGACTCTGATGCACCTAGCTAATTAAGCTAGTAATCAAGCAGCAAGCTGTTATCATCAACCAACAAAGTAACAGAATGATAACACTGACTAACATGcgggaaaagagaaaaaggaaatgctAATCATCTCTGTTCTCTTCTATATTCTCTCTGGCCCGCACCACAAGCTTGCAATTGGACTGAGCTTAGGTTAGTTGGTGGGAGATGCCAGATGTGGGTGTTGCACACTTTTCGGTAGCTAGGTCGAAGCctgattattttattttttttcaactcGAATTTCAGTGCATACTCCTTGCCAATATTAAAGCTACGatatttaggacaagctaattagttaaAAAAATGAACCAACTAGTTTATCATAAACATCGTATATTTAAGAACGTAGATAGTACTAGCTGTGTCGATCGAAGTTTTTACTTGTTAATTTGGGGAAGAAATGAGAGTGAGGGTACATTTTGTGCAAGAGTTTTGACCTGTGTATGCGATTATTGGACATGAGCGTACATACACAGCAACTAGTGAAATGAGTAGCATAGTCGGCCGAGCTACCGTGTAGTAAGTAGTTCATGATGCATGAGTATTATATATTGTGCATGTATAAAAAATGTACAAATATGCATGAGATGGATGTACATGCTGCCATGCAAATGCAGTAAAAATTCAGTAGCGGCACAGCACCAATGGCGGCCATCATGTCCAGCATACCAATGGCGGTCTAATAGGATGATCAAGTATGGTAAAGAAGAGTGATCCATACACCTAGCTTGAGATTGAGTGGCATGATCCATCCAGGCCAGTGTGTGTGTATAATATAATTGAAAACGACGTACTCGTACGTACCTAGCAGGATGGGGATCTCCCTCGCTGGGGGCTTGCCGGCGGCGTCGAAGGGGTATGCGGTGacgccggcgcgggggcggaTGATGAGGGCGCCGTGGACGGTGGCGCGGAGCCACGAGCTGTGGGCGTGCCACCACAGCGTGCCTTCCTGCCCGGCGACGGTGAAGCGGTAGGTGTAGCTCTGCCCCGGCCGGATGGGGCACTGCGTCACGTACTCGGGGCCGTCGGACCATCCCGTCCGCATCTGCCGCACGCCGTGCCAGTGCACCGTCATGTTGTACCTCCCACGGTTGATGACCCGGACGATGAGGGAGTCTCCCTCGTCGATCTCCAACGCCGGCCCCGGGAACTGCCCGTTCACCGTCATGATGCTGTGCTCCCGgcacagccgcgtcaccgacGCCTCCTGGATCTGCACCGTCATGTGTCAATACAGAGTACAGGCATGCGTGCCAATTGGCTAGGTAGGCATGCAACTGGAACTACTCctcccgttccaaattgtaggtcgttttggctcttttagattcatagatattattatgcatatagatatagttattatgcatatagacatacactatatctagatgcataataatatctataaacctaaaaaaactaaaacgacctacaatttggaacggagggagtaacaataTAGTAATTAACATGACGATCGACTATATTAACTCAGAGAGATCGATTACCACAAACTCATGGTACTGCTCCTTGGCGATGGCCGGCTGTATCGTCAGGGAGGaccagaggaggagagggagggtgaTCAAGAGCAGCGAGGAGGAGCAGAACGGCATGCTACTTGAGCTTGACATGCCGCCGGATGCTCGCATTTCTTCAGCTTGAGCCTTCCAATTGCTTATGCAAGCGCCCaaggctctctctctctttatATAGCTAGGAGCAGGTGGAGGAGGTGCAGAGCTGATCAGCAGAGATGAGGGGCAAAAGATCCTGGCTAGCAGCTACAAAGTCATAGACAGCGGTGGTTTTCTGGTTGGCATTATTAGGTCCTCAAGCGATCCTGTTGTTGGCGAACAAATGCATGCCTGGCCTCTTCTTTTGACACTCACATTTGCTTTCTCTTTCTGACCTTCATCTCGTTTCATGCATGATCCGTTATTCAACGTGCATGCCACTGACACTAACAAGCACACTCCAGTTGCTACAACCACTGCTGCATTCTATGTGTGTTTCCATTTCAACCTCAGAAACACTTTTCCTAGTGATGGTAACTTGGCTAACTAGCATCCTTTTTGGTCAGCTAATAACTACCTAGTAATGTCAAGAATCTCTACTCTATTTTTGCCTGCTAATGTAATTGTCTGATGATGCCTCCATCTCCATCACGAGTCTAGTACATTTTCCTCTGCATATGAAGATGGAGCTTCGTCCCTCAAAGGCCAGCTGAAGCATCATAATAACAGAACTTTCCAAACAGTAACGAATGCGTGTGGCCTTGTATTATTTGCAAGCTCTTTTCCGGAAAGGAAACAGAGGACATACATACTCTACCATCTActgttgcatacttgcatcatACACAAACTTTTGGCAAGATGACTCCTGTGATCATGCTTCCATCACGACTTTACTTCTCCTCTCCTCTGGACATCCTCAAGGACAGGCTGAAACATCATAAAAAATATAAGAATAAGATAGAGCCTAGCTGCAGTCTGCAGGATCAATGAGTATGGCATTGGTCGGTAGGTCTTATCCTGAACAAGGAAACTACAAAGGTACTCTTCAATCATCTAATGTTGCATCATATCATGGATTGGCTTCAATGTCCACGCTGTGTGCATATCCGTATTATTACTTCTTTGTGTACATGGATGAGAACCTGTCATCGTTGATGGAACTTGATCACCTATATACTAGATAGCTGAATCAGATCCAGAACCAACACGCATCAACTTCACCATTTGGAATTTCATTCCACATCAAATCGAACGTGATAGGCTAAGTACTTGAATGTTTAAAAATGAAACAGAGAAAGCAACCTCATGTTCATTTCTCAATCAGGCAGAGCTCCAAAAGCCAAATGTTTAGGCATACTCTACAAGCAGACCCATGGTTAGCAGTATGTTTTCAACATTTCAATTCATCAGAAAAATAGATATATATCCTAACCAAGGATCATAGAGCTGTCTGCAACTTGCATTTTAGCATTACCATTTTGCATCACATGCTTATCATCACAAACTATGCCGAGCATGTTTCCATTAGGATAATCATTATGCATGAATTAAGGAATCATAGCCGGTGGGGACACTAGTCCTGCAAATGTTTCCACTTGCAACAAAGGTTGCTTAGCTTTTGTTTCATTTTGCTAGAACCAAACACTTAGTTCCTGCATCAGCCTTTTTTCGCATCCAAATTCCCATGAAAACAATGAGGTGAGGTCACTAACAactttcttttatccttttgaCTAACAAATCTCTGTGTATCCATTCTTCCCGAGCATCACTAACTGAATCTTTACTTTGACAAGGGTTGTTAATCTCGCACTGCCAAATTTCACATGGAAGTATAACTACACTGTTTGACCATAATGACATTTCTATTCTATGTTGCAAGGATCAAAAGTGCATCACTACATCTAGATTGTCTCCTTTTTGTTGCTTGCACCACTGACCCAAGTAACCAAGATGTGACGTATAATAAGCTGACCTCGTTATGTACTGagataaagtaaaaaaaattgctTCATTGATTATGCCTGTACTAATGTATTTTAACCATAGAGGAATTTTCAGTACGAATTTTTGACTTTTGGGTAATCAGAACAAAACTTAGTTTAAACAGTTAAACAGTGCTAAAAGCTCTATTGCTCTTCTGTAATATGAAAacaaattattgttcaaatagtATATTTTTGCCAGACTTTGACACTGTAGGGTTCTCAAATACTTGTTCCATCAAATGATTCATGTGCATGAGCCTGTGGTTGGCAGAAGTACAACAAGAAGCGTGCTGTGTGCTAACCACCACATACTGTTCATGGATTCAGTAGGCAGCAAGTACCCCATCTGTTCTAGCTTCAGACGGTTTCTTGCAATTCAAGGCAGTCTAAAGTCAAATGGAAAGAACAGCAAGAATcttgaggaggaaggaagaaatgCAATTTGTCATAAAAGGAAGAGATTTGCTTGGTGGCAAAGAGCTCAAAGAAATATTTAATCCAAGGCTGGGATATAGCTCGCTGCTAATTTGGAGGCATCTAACAACTCTTGTGCTCCACTACTTGTCCTTCAAAAACTGAAAAGATGTTTCACATGCTGGTGTGCAAGCGTATCAGGCCCCATTGTTTCCTTCAACTTCCATCTAtaagtaaaaaaagaaaaagaaaaagaaaagtagaaCTGATTTCATGGCATGGGATGGTGCTTCTTAGATAAAGCTCAAGAACTGCGATACGATTTCTCATATTTtgaggtcatgtttagttaccccaactcctaactttgacactatgcaaaaagaagattccccatcacatcaaacttgcggtacatgcatggagtactaaatgtagatgaaattaaaaactaattacacagttttattgtactttgcgagatgaatcttttgagcctaattagtcaatatttggacaataatttacaaatataaacgaaacgctacagtgtactACACAGTAATTTTGTATCttccaaattggccaactaaacaaggcagTTTTAGTACTGCTGGAATGACCAAGCTTAAATCTGGACTTTGTTGGCGATGGAATGAAGATTTGACTTGTGAGACAAATCTCCAAGAAACAAAGAATATGCCCACAGTCCCAGTGAAATAATGCTAGTGATTAGTTGAAACACCTGAAGCTTATTATAATGAGTCACATGTTTAGCAATAAGTAGAAAGCCAAAGAGTTGTGCAGTTTTTGCAACCAACAAGCAAAAGGTAACCTTTCTGAACCTTTTAAATTGGAAATAATTGAAGCAAAAGAATCCTTAAATAGCATCTGTACAGCAATAATTTGTACGGCATTGAAAGTTTGATGCAATGATATTGCCCCATTTCTTTGAACCTGTGATCGACTGGCAAGTCTTGATGACATCTTTTGTGCGGTCTATTGCATTGGAATGCCAGAATTGGTCCACAGCATTGCATATCTCCATGTGGTTTCGAATGACCAAAGCCTTTGTGCGTTTTAAGCTTGTGCTTTGTGAACAATTCTTATGTGCTTTGTGATCAGCCAGCTTAATAGCAGTTGGTGGAAATTTGagtagctgctgctgctaacATGAAGATAATAAACAACATGAAGAAATAACAGTTTAGGGTTAGGAAGAGATGATCAGCCAGCTTAATAGCTAGCAGGGGAGCACAAAGTAGCAAGCAATATTCGTGCATTATTTCATTTGCTCATATCTCATTGGTGAGAACAAAAGTCGTTTTATAGGTCGTTCGTTTTCTCTTCTTCAGGGAACAACCAAGCAACTACTTCTGAACCTCACATTGCAAGACAAAGAATGTAGGTAAGATGGTCGGCGCAGGTGATTGATTGTAGTGTACAAATGGCACGAGTCGACCTAGTTTGTTGATAGCACGAAATTGGTCACGCTGATAGCCTTGAGACTGAAAGCCATTCATCGGCAGTAACAGATTAAGGACATGTTTGGTTCCagaagctaaactttagccctatcacatcggatgtttgatactaattagagtattaaatataggctaattataaaactaattgcatagatggaggctaattcgcgagacgaatctattaagcctaattagtccatgatttgataatgtggtactacagtaaccatttgctaatgatggattaattagacttaatagattcgtcttgtgaattacCCAGggtttctgcaattagttttataataagctcatatttagtcctcctaattagtatccgaatattcgatatgacaagggcaaactttagctcctagtatccaaacagcctctAAGCTCAAATCTGAATATCTCACCAAACAGAAACAGCCTGCAgtgatagatagatagattcGGTTGGGTGGATAAGTTGTTTAAGTTGACCGGCGTACTTAGAATCCACAGCTTAGGGCAGCCACGACGAAGAGGAAAGACC containing:
- the LOC101773453 gene encoding putative laccase-17; protein product: MRASGGMSSSSSMPFCSSSLLLITLPLLLWSSLTIQPAIAKEQYHEFVIQEASVTRLCREHSIMTVNGQFPGPALEIDEGDSLIVRVINRGRYNMTVHWHGVRQMRTGWSDGPEYVTQCPIRPGQSYTYRFTVAGQEGTLWWHAHSSWLRATVHGALIIRPRAGVTAYPFDAAGKPPAREIPILLGEWWDMNPIDVVRTATRTGAAPNISDALTVNGQPGDLYRCSSKDTTTFPVKSGETNLLRFINAALNTELFVSLAGHTMTVVGTDASYTKPYSTSVLMIAPGQTTDVLVTFDQPPGRYYLAARAYASAQGVPFDNTTTTAIFDYSSSSSSGSSSPAMPTLPAYNDTATATTFTTNLRGLRKAELPSRVDENLFFTVGVGLFNCSRGQTCGGPNNTRFAASMNNVSFVLPSTVSILQAHYGGAQQGVFTADFPANPPVQFDYTAQNVSRALWQPAPGTKVYRLKYGAAVQLVLQGTNIFAGENHPIHIHGYDFYILAEGFGNFDAATDTAKFNLDDPPMRNTVGVPVNGWAVIRFVADNPGVWLMHCHLDVHITWGLAMAFLVEDGVGELQSLEAPPPDLPLC